In a genomic window of Wyeomyia smithii strain HCP4-BCI-WySm-NY-G18 chromosome 1, ASM2978416v1, whole genome shotgun sequence:
- the LOC129723495 gene encoding uncharacterized protein LOC129723495, giving the protein MADTAARDFLKSHGLERIEPHLEKAGVKFDDFWYFEENIGELQNIMPNLRDRMDFLRSLKLIVANKACQVNLPAPVCAHESLLKICERSESGRKFLDISNNDNESNLSTPECRKYIKDAVVEHFFVLGKGKILASDFTKMVQIICNQLPHEDPRTWYIPKSQNQAAAGLLFTRYKYMQQHDTRFKKGIYNLTAATAENEQQPESPKRFEDQWNQLSAEERDQCQAAKIKLNIIGFDRKEEIMNLWITSYPLRRFQSVTGKLAFGDWDVLTHYADVHQLISVDFKKILPNHVRLEERIFPFVRRFKNIFENYKQLIVEDMDLLNNLASIFTDHFQLTEYSIFLALYALPLIIRQYFIKRGGRKRTKPSLLQSRQAFICVLATEATLEETIASRQLEARNLGKTVQPFIVAFGSIANINNKFFVILDNIKFPCSSIVSALDLLFKLHTVFHLRYAEECENVLKFIQFYFYKISFSGDRLDSSTTAFIADLDRC; this is encoded by the exons ATGGCAGACACAGCAGCTCGCGACTTCCTGAAGTCCCATGGCTTAGAACGAATTGAACCCCACCTTGAAAAAGCAGGAGTCAAATTCGACGACTTCTGGTACTTTGAAGAAAATATAGGAGAACTCCAGAATATAATGCCAAACTTGCGAGATCGTATGGATTTTTTACGATCGTTAAAATTAATTGTGGCAAACAAGGCATGCCAAGTAAACTTACCAGCACCAGTATGCGCACATGAA AGTTTGCTGAAAATTTGTGAGCGATCAGAATCAGGACGTAAATTCCTTGATATTTCCAACAACGACAATGAAAGTAATCTGAGCACACCGGAATGTCGAAAATATATCAAAGATGCTGTAGTTGAACATTTCTTCGTGTTGGGAAAAGGAAAAATTCTGGCATCGGACTTTACTAAAATGGTACAAATCATATGTAACCAGTTGCCGCATGAAGACCCACGTACCTGGTACATTCCGAAGAGTCAGAACCAGGCAGCTGCAGGGTTACTATTTACTCGGTATAAATATATGCAACAGCATGATACAAGATTCAAGAAAGGTATATATAATCTAACAGCAGCCACAGCAGAAAATGAACAACAGCCAGAAAGTCCAAAACGATTTGAAGATCAATGGAATCAATTAAGTGCCGAAGAACGTGATCAATGCCAAG CTGCCAAAATCAAATTGAACATAATCGGCTTTGATCGAAAGGAAGAAATTATGAACCTATGGATTACCAGCTACCCACTGCGACGTTTCCAGTCGGTCACGGGAAAATTAGCGTTCGGAGATTGGGATGTCTTAACCCATTATGCGGATGTGCATCAATTA ATATCTGTGGACTTCAAAAAAATTCTGCCGAATCATGTTAGGCTCGAGGAACGTATTTTCCCTTTCGTTCGCCGATTCAAAAACATTTTCGAAAACTACAAACAGCTAATTGTCGAGGACATGGATTTATTGAACAATTTGGCTTCTATTTTTACAGACCATTTTCAACTCACTG AGTACTCCATATTTCTCGCGTTGTACGCATTGCCATTAATAATTCGTCAATACTTCATAAAAAGAGGAGGTAGAAAACGCACAAAACCGTCCTTATTGCAAAGCAGACAAGCGTTCATTTGTGTACTGGCG ACAGAGGCCACTTTAGAGGAAACCATCGCGTCTCGACAACTGGAAGCTCGGAACTTGGGGAAAACTGTACAGCCATTCATAGTGGCTTTTGGTTCTATTGCAAACATCAACAACAAATTCTTCGTAATCTTGGACAACATTAAGTTCCCTTGTAGCAGCATTGTATCGGCTTTGGACCTCTTGTTTAAACTACACACTGTTTTCCATTTGCGATACGCGGAAGAATGCGAAAACGTTCTAAAGTTTATTCAGTTTTACTTTTATAAAATATCATTCTCTGGAGATCGTCTGGACTCCTCAACAACTGCATTCATAGCTGACTTAGATCGCTGTTAG